Proteins co-encoded in one Bacteroidota bacterium genomic window:
- a CDS encoding aspartate carbamoyltransferase catalytic subunit: MSHLSVNHLLGIKQINKNDIELILSTAKNFKEVINRPIKKVPSLRDITVANLFFENSTRTRLSFELAQKRLSADIVNFSASNSSVKKGETLTDTVNNILAMKVDMVVMRHANPGAAVFLSKKIKAKIVNAGDGAHEHPTQALLDAFSMQEKLGDLKGKKVVIVGDILHSRVALSNIFCLQKLGAKVKVCGPLTLIPRYITSLGVEVETDLRKALEWCDVANMLRIQLERQDIKYFPTLREYSMLYGLNKEMLDSLKKKIIIMHPGPINRGVEITSDVADSDQSIILEQVENGVAVRMAVMFLLAGRQGD, translated from the coding sequence ATGAGCCATCTTAGCGTTAACCACCTCCTCGGAATTAAGCAAATCAACAAAAACGACATTGAATTAATCCTCAGTACTGCTAAAAATTTCAAGGAAGTCATTAACCGTCCCATCAAAAAAGTTCCCTCATTACGCGACATTACAGTAGCCAACTTATTTTTCGAAAACTCAACACGCACCCGCTTATCTTTTGAACTTGCGCAAAAGCGTTTAAGCGCCGATATCGTTAACTTCTCCGCTTCTAACTCCTCTGTAAAAAAAGGAGAAACCTTAACGGATACCGTCAATAACATCTTAGCCATGAAAGTGGATATGGTGGTGATGCGACACGCTAATCCGGGTGCAGCGGTTTTTTTAAGCAAAAAAATTAAAGCGAAAATTGTAAATGCCGGTGATGGAGCACATGAACATCCTACGCAAGCTTTATTGGATGCTTTTTCGATGCAGGAAAAATTGGGTGACCTGAAAGGAAAAAAAGTAGTGATTGTTGGTGATATCCTTCACTCACGTGTAGCACTCTCCAATATCTTCTGCTTACAAAAACTAGGTGCAAAAGTAAAAGTATGCGGTCCACTTACCTTAATACCGCGCTACATTACCAGCTTAGGCGTAGAAGTTGAAACAGATTTAAGAAAAGCGTTGGAATGGTGCGATGTGGCGAACATGTTACGCATACAATTAGAGCGCCAGGATATAAAGTACTTCCCAACTCTGCGCGAGTACTCGATGCTTTACGGCTTAAACAAAGAAATGTTAGATAGCCTGAAAAAGAAAATCATCATCATGCACCCGGGTCCAATTAACCGCGGTGTGGAAATTACCAGCGATGTGGCCGACAGCGACCAATCCATCATCTTAGAACAAGTTGAAAACGGAGTGGCAGTAAGAATGGCTGTGATGTTTTTACTGGCCGGAAGACAGGGTGATTAA